In one window of Zhihengliuella sp. ISTPL4 DNA:
- a CDS encoding FmdB family zinc ribbon protein encodes MPTYAYACTACGHQFDTVQSFSDDALTVCPECGGALRKQYGSIGVTFNGSGFYRTDSRAKSVGSKDASASSKSDSTTSAKPAAASTPASN; translated from the coding sequence ATGCCCACCTACGCCTATGCCTGCACCGCGTGCGGGCACCAGTTCGACACCGTCCAGAGCTTCTCCGACGACGCGCTCACGGTCTGCCCCGAGTGCGGCGGCGCCCTGCGCAAGCAGTACGGCTCGATCGGCGTGACCTTCAACGGCTCCGGCTTCTATCGCACGGACTCGCGCGCCAAATCCGTGGGTTCGAAGGATGCTTCGGCATCATCGAAGTCGGATTCGACGACGAGCGCCAAACCGGCTGCTGCGTCGACTCCCGCCTCGAACTGA
- a CDS encoding 5-formyltetrahydrofolate cyclo-ligase, whose protein sequence is MANDVEHAKRALRAELRERRQLLSDPQREAAAAAIGERLDALVDELGARSVSCFLSTTTEPGTREFVTRAVRRGIRVLLPVTRSDGLLDWAVADDTDEIAEGLYGLPEPTGEVLGPIAVNDVDLMIVPAAAVDRSGMRMGWGRGYFDKTIGSMEKCPPVYAVIYDSEVLDELPREVHDQPVDGIVTPSQTLHLSPRRR, encoded by the coding sequence ATGGCTAACGACGTCGAGCACGCCAAGCGAGCCCTCCGCGCGGAGCTGCGCGAGCGGCGTCAACTCCTGTCCGATCCCCAGCGCGAAGCCGCTGCGGCGGCGATCGGCGAACGGCTCGACGCCCTCGTCGACGAGCTCGGGGCCCGCTCCGTCTCCTGCTTCCTCTCCACCACCACGGAGCCGGGGACCAGGGAGTTCGTGACGCGCGCGGTCCGCCGCGGCATCCGGGTCCTCCTCCCGGTCACCCGCTCCGACGGACTGCTGGACTGGGCGGTCGCCGACGACACCGACGAGATCGCGGAGGGGCTCTACGGCCTGCCGGAGCCCACCGGCGAGGTGCTCGGCCCGATCGCCGTGAACGACGTCGACCTGATGATCGTCCCCGCCGCCGCCGTCGACCGCTCGGGCATGCGGATGGGCTGGGGCCGCGGCTACTTCGACAAGACCATCGGCTCCATGGAGAAGTGCCCTCCGGTGTACGCGGTGATCTATGATTCCGAGGTACTCGACGAACTGCCGCGTGAGGTGCACGATCAGCCGGTCGACGGCATCGTGACCCCGTCGCAGACGCTGCATCTGTCGCCTCGGCGACGCTGA